A genomic window from Brassica oleracea var. oleracea cultivar TO1000 chromosome C8, BOL, whole genome shotgun sequence includes:
- the LOC106312599 gene encoding uncharacterized protein LOC106312599 isoform X2 codes for MVFAYPQSCGVRGYWGSRFLERDLGETFNVCGDCFVLCASLGDDCTQRKDGYEVPSRLSVSAADCLLSVTGALAKSNDAPANRPKPSATITGSHQPVALIPNISEKKIKQTSRPEDATSETNCILWNHLEELMRLVQCLVAWNRKTRLLHAKGLNKVLKWLEELKEHHGGSQKEAVMDVSAGGALLLSSCWKHYSVLLHMEDQKFSKTSKELLEQYLSGIKYYSESYPQGGSDTKSGGIETQKFFLNCLCLLLGRFEGKKFESIISEFGMKLVPCLLHQLRSNNEEISEAVVAIFKEVISKLQSQSGDSFSDTMCLDVVIPSLLHLLDERDGAAKAVSVLLADYCSRNADNSCLSEVLQRLVSGTTVQRLNSIDVISEVILMSKESFPSHIPWKEIADCLLKCLGDKETYIRKQTSELLKSIEPSFVLPELVTLVYSTHGNIQSSATETLLAVLQHHKEDSDVVCMLLTCLSNTQALDTSESNGHPTKGSTFDSDRVLKLIPKWARSVQNWGSLIGPLLDKMFLEPSNAIMVRFLSCISEHLADASDMVLLHVLSHMKEQDKMDENFINISKSSVDKTNVEKSLFDHLCPLLILRLLPQRVFDDIDSSTIYGRFLRGDYVNGYRDIKFEDCQCIAAFLFERAFSKFEFEEVRKLAAELCGRIHSQVLFPTVLLQLEKATELQDSLKIKACLFSICTSLVVRGWESLSHNVTPKIRKVLENILLWPSEENEISKVQHGCIDCLALMICAELQHPESSKTPKGEKLRTTGKGTSGASSSSVLDYTIHCLIEDRSYGSSMPEPNTEHSIGEKPFPIPFRICMANVLISASQKIPESAKKTFARKALPPLVHSLKFISAPEVRAACIQVLFSAMYHLKSTLLPFASDLLKLALRFLEQGSEKEKLAGAKLMASLMASEDVILERISEGLIEARSVLSKASLSDPSQDVREVCDKLLACITPS; via the exons ATGGTGTTTGCTTATCCGCAGTCTTGTGGAGTCCGAGGATACTGGGGATCAAGGTTTTTGGAACG GGATTTGGGAGAAACATTCAATGTTTGTGGAGATTGTTTCGTCTTGTGTGCCTCACTTGGTGATGATTGTACGCAAAGGAAG GATGGATATGAGGTGCCATCTCGTCTTTCTGTTTCTGCTGCTGATTGCTTGCTGTCAGTTACTGGAGCATTAGCGAAGAGTAATGATGCTCCAGCAAACAGACCGAAGCCATCCGCCACTATTACGGGGTCTCATCAACCGGTTGCGTTGATACCTAATATTAGTGAGAAGAAAATAAAGCAAACTTCTCGACCTGAAGACGCAACCAGTGAGACGAATTGTATACTGTGGAACCACCTGGAGGAGCTGATGCGCCTTGTACAGTGTCTCGTTGCT TGGAACAGGAAAACTCGACTACTTCATGCTAAGGGGTTAAACAAAGTGCTGAAATGGTTAGAGGAGTTAAAAGAGCATCATGGTGGCTCTCAAAAGGAGGCAG TTATGGATGTATCTGCAGGTGGAGCTCTACTGCTCTCTTCTTGTTGGAAGCATTACAGTGTCTTGCTCCACATGGAAGATCAGAAGTTCTCAAAGACTAGCAAGGAATTGTTGGAGCAGTATTTGTCTGGTATTAAG TATTATTCAGAAAGTTATCCTCAGGGAGGTTCTGACACCAAGAGTGGTGGAATAGAGACACAAAAGTTTTTCCTAAATTGTTTATGCCTTCTGTTGGGCCGCTTTGAGGGAAAAAAGTTTGAGAGCATAATATCAGAGTTTGGAATGAAGCTTGTGCCTTGTCTTCTACATCAG CTTCGTAGTAACAATGAAGAGATATCCGAAGCCGTTGTAGCTATCTTTAAAGAAGTCATCTCTAAGCTACAATCTCAGTCCGGAGACAGCTTCTCTGATACAATGTGCCTGGACGTTGTGATACCATCCTTGCTTCACCTTCTTGACGAAAGGGATGGCGCGGCCAAAGCTGTTAGTGTCCTCCTGGCAGACTACTGTTCCAG AAATGCAGATAATAGCTGTCTCAGTGAAGTTCTACAACGCCTTGTTTCTGGAACTACTGTGCAGAGGCTGAATTCTATAGATGTAATATCAGAAGTAATTCTCATGTCAAAAGAGTCATTTCCTTCTCATATCCCCTG GAAAGAAATTGCAGACTGCTTGTTAAAGTGCCTTGGAGACAAGGAAACTTATATCCGTAAACAAACTTCAGAGTTGTTGAAATCAATTG AGCCATCTTTCGTGCTCCCGGAGTTAGTAACACTAGTTTATTCAACCCATGGAAACATACAATCATCTGCTACCGAAACTTTGCTTGCGGTCCTTCAACATCATAAGGAGGATTCAGATGTTGTATGTATGTTGCTGACCTGTCTTAG TAATACTCAAGCTTTGGACACTTCAGAAAGTAATGGACATCCCACGAAAG GTTCGACTTTTGACAGCGATCGAGTGCTAAAGTTGATTCCAAAGTGGGCTAGAAGT GTTCAAAATTGGGGTTCACTAATTGGACCTTTGCTTGATAAGATGTTTTTGGAGCCATCCAATGCCATCATGGTTAGGTTTCTTAGTTGCATCAGTGAACATTTGGCAGATGCATCGGACATGGTCCTTCTGCATGTACTATCACATATGAAGGAACAAGACAA GATGGATGAAAACTTCATAAATATATCTAAAAGTTCAGTCGACAAAACTAATGTTGAGAAATCTCTCTTTGACCACCTCTGCCCCCTGCTTATTTTAAGGCTGCTTCCCCAAAGAGTGTTTGATGATATTGATTCATCTACAATATATGGTAGATTTCTCAGAGGCGACTATGTGAATG GGTATCGAGACATCAAGTTTGAGGATTGTCAATGCATCGCTGCCTTCCTTTTTGAAAG GGCATTTTCTAAGTTCGAGTTTGAAGAAGTTCGGAAACTCGCTGCCGAGCTATGTGGACGTATTCACTCCCAG GTGCTGTTTCCGACTGTTTTGTTGCAACTTGAAAAAGCCACAGAGTTGCAAGACAGCCTCAAGATTAAAGCTTGCCTGTTTTCTATATGCACATCCCTTGTG GTTCGGGGATGGGAGTCTTTGTCACACAATGTGACACCTAAGATCAGGAAAGTCCTCGAAAATATTTTGTTATGGCCTTCTGAGGAGAACGAAA TTTCTAAAGTACAACACGGGTGCATAGACTGTCTAGCATTGATGATATGTGCTGAACTGCAACATCCTGAATCTTCAAAAACACCCAAAGGAGAAAAACTACGTACAACAGGGAAGGGCACATCTG GTGCGTCAAGTAGTTCCGTCTTAGATTACACAATCCATTGTTTAATTGAAGACAGAAGTTACGGCTCGTCTATGCCAGAGCCGAATACAGAACATTCAATTGGTGAAAAGCCTTTCCCTATTCCATTTCGTATATGCATGGCAAACGTTCTTATCAGTGCTAGTCAAAAAATCCCTGAGTCTGCTAAGAAGACTTTTGCTCGAAAAGCTCTTCCGCCTCTTGTTCATTCCCTCAAG TTCATATCTGCGCCTGAGGTCCGAGCAGCTTGTATCCAGGTCCTATTCTCAGCCATGTACCATCTAAAGTCCACACTTCTCCCTTTTGCATCTGATCTACTGAAACTTGCTTTGAGATTTCTTGAACAAGGATCCGAAAAG GAGAAACTGGCTGGTGCTAAACTGATGGCATCACTCATGGCGAGTGAAGACGTGATACTGGAACGCATATCAGAAGGATTGATCGAAGCAAGATCAGTTTTGTCAAAAGCATCCTTGTCAGATCCTTCTCAAGACGTACGTGAAGTCTGTGATAAGTTATTGGCATGTATAACGCCATCGTAA
- the LOC106307380 gene encoding guanylate kinase 2, with product MGEAAAFFVDHLENGQHTNGFGVKSEDRDTSVQIGDRSYVIGGSHEGNPLFLGVQIHDKTTNKWSSPTVLGTGPKPCKGYSAIVLKQGRILVIKKGSASDDSIWFLEVDSLFVREQRKLLGKEVVAWSKGVRGNAEKPIVISGPSGVGKGTLITMLMKEFPSMFGFSVSHTTRSPRCMEKNGVHYHFTDKTVMEKEINDGKFLEFASVHGNLYGTSIESVEVVTDSGKRCILDIDVQGARSVKSSSLDAVFIFVCPPSMKELEDRLRARGTETEEQIQKRLRNAEAEIKAGKSSGIFEHILYNDNLEECYKNLKNLLGINDDAPVNGVEVEGINLPKEHTVTKMEDKIMIQETGEATKNDMIVLDLSSINGGAPGRTRGIVLDTVKSS from the exons ATG GGAGAAGCAGCAGCTTTCTTTGTTGATCATCTGGAGAATGGACAACACACCAATGGTTTTGGCGTCAAATCCGAAGACAGAGATACATCTGTCCAAATTGGGGATCGATCC TATGTGATTGGTGGAAGTCATGAAGGGAACCCATTGTTCCTTGGAGTTCAGATCCATGACAAAACCACCAACAAGTG GTCCAGTCCTACTGTTCTTGGAACAGGTCCTAAGCCCTGTAAAGGCTACTCCGCCATTGTTCTCAAACAAGGACGGATCTTGGTTATCAAAAAAGGCTCAGCTTCCGATGACTCAATCTGGTTCCTTGAG GTGGACAGTCTCTTTGTCCGGGAACAAAGGAAACTCTTAGGGAAAGAGGTTGTTGCTTGGAGCAAAGGAGTCAGAGGAAACGCAGAGAAGCCTATAGTCATAAGCGGTCCTTCCGGAGTTGGTAAAGGAACGCTTATAACGATGCTCATGAAAGAGTTTCCTTCGATGTTTGGATTCTCCGTGAGCCACACAACTAGATCTCCGAGGTGTATGGAGAAGAACGGTGTTCATTACCATTTCACTGATAAAACTGTGATGGAGAAAGAGATTAATGACGGGAAGTTTCTTGAGTTTGCTTCTGTTCATGGTAATCTCTACGGAACTAGCATTGAGTCTGTTGAGGTAGTAACAGATTCAGGAAAG AGATGTATTCTTGACATTGATGTTCAAGGAGCGAGGTCTGTGAAGTCAAGTTCTCTTGATGCGGTATTTATATTTGTGTGTCCTCCTTCAATGAAGGAGCTTGAAGATCGGCTCCGTGCTCG AGGAACTGAGACAGAGGAGCAGATTCAAAAGCGGCTTAGAAACGCCGAAGCTGAGATCAAAGCGGGGAAGTCCTCAGGCATTTTTGAACATATCTTGTATAATGACAACCTCGAGGAGTGCTACAAGAACCTCAAG AATCTCTTGGGGATAAACGATGACGCTCCTGTGAATGGTGTAGAAG TAGAAGGGATCAATCTTCCCAAGGAGCACACAGTGACAAAGATGGAAGATAAGATTATGATTCAAGAAACAGGAGAAGCAACCAAGAATGACAT GATCGTGTTGGATCTATCTTCAATTAACGGGGGAGCACCAGGGAGAACAAGAGGGATCGTTCTGGACACGGTGAAGTCCAGTTAA
- the LOC106312599 gene encoding uncharacterized protein LOC106312599 isoform X1, whose protein sequence is MEKSEEELIRRSEPESLVSVTVGRFMSTLLTTRPKKLRESISRLSLDSQNVSSGSVDEALWFLQNSVKDAAERDEAMDELLVPIIEHTLRFKDVKHSSSPAMILLNWLFQDELLFQGVSRNLSQIISRNEDRFLALGWCLLIRSLVESEDTGDQGFWNGIWEKHSMFVEIVSSCVPHLVMIVRKGSVLQDGYEVPSRLSVSAADCLLSVTGALAKSNDAPANRPKPSATITGSHQPVALIPNISEKKIKQTSRPEDATSETNCILWNHLEELMRLVQCLVAWNRKTRLLHAKGLNKVLKWLEELKEHHGGSQKEAVMDVSAGGALLLSSCWKHYSVLLHMEDQKFSKTSKELLEQYLSGIKYYSESYPQGGSDTKSGGIETQKFFLNCLCLLLGRFEGKKFESIISEFGMKLVPCLLHQLRSNNEEISEAVVAIFKEVISKLQSQSGDSFSDTMCLDVVIPSLLHLLDERDGAAKAVSVLLADYCSRNADNSCLSEVLQRLVSGTTVQRLNSIDVISEVILMSKESFPSHIPWKEIADCLLKCLGDKETYIRKQTSELLKSIEPSFVLPELVTLVYSTHGNIQSSATETLLAVLQHHKEDSDVVCMLLTCLSNTQALDTSESNGHPTKGSTFDSDRVLKLIPKWARSVQNWGSLIGPLLDKMFLEPSNAIMVRFLSCISEHLADASDMVLLHVLSHMKEQDKMDENFINISKSSVDKTNVEKSLFDHLCPLLILRLLPQRVFDDIDSSTIYGRFLRGDYVNGYRDIKFEDCQCIAAFLFERAFSKFEFEEVRKLAAELCGRIHSQVLFPTVLLQLEKATELQDSLKIKACLFSICTSLVVRGWESLSHNVTPKIRKVLENILLWPSEENEISKVQHGCIDCLALMICAELQHPESSKTPKGEKLRTTGKGTSGASSSSVLDYTIHCLIEDRSYGSSMPEPNTEHSIGEKPFPIPFRICMANVLISASQKIPESAKKTFARKALPPLVHSLKFISAPEVRAACIQVLFSAMYHLKSTLLPFASDLLKLALRFLEQGSEKEKLAGAKLMASLMASEDVILERISEGLIEARSVLSKASLSDPSQDVREVCDKLLACITPS, encoded by the exons ATGGAGAAATCGGAAGAGGAACTGATACGAAGATCAGAGCCGGAGTCGTTGGTCTCCGTCACTGTAGGCAGGTTCATGAGCACGCTTCTCACAACTCGCCCTAAAAAGCTACGAGAATCTATCTCCCGTCTCTCTCTCGATTCTCAAAATGTCTCGTCAG GCTCCGTCGACGAGGCACTCTGGTTTTTGCAAAACTCCGTTAAAGACGCTGCTGAGAGAGACGAAGCCATGGATGAGCTCCTTGTACCAATCATCGAACAT ACGTTAAGGTTTAAGGATGTTAAGCACAGTAGCAGCCCAGCTATGATTCTTCTAAACTGGCTGTTTCAAGATGAGCTTCTCTTTCAAGGCGTCTCGAGGAATCTTTCTCAAATCATTTCGAGGAACGAGGACAGGTTCTTAGCGCTTGGATGGTGTTTGCTTATCCGCAGTCTTGTGGAGTCCGAGGATACTGGGGATCAAGGTTTTTGGAACG GGATTTGGGAGAAACATTCAATGTTTGTGGAGATTGTTTCGTCTTGTGTGCCTCACTTGGTGATGATTGTACGCAAAGGAAG CGTTTTGCAGGATGGATATGAGGTGCCATCTCGTCTTTCTGTTTCTGCTGCTGATTGCTTGCTGTCAGTTACTGGAGCATTAGCGAAGAGTAATGATGCTCCAGCAAACAGACCGAAGCCATCCGCCACTATTACGGGGTCTCATCAACCGGTTGCGTTGATACCTAATATTAGTGAGAAGAAAATAAAGCAAACTTCTCGACCTGAAGACGCAACCAGTGAGACGAATTGTATACTGTGGAACCACCTGGAGGAGCTGATGCGCCTTGTACAGTGTCTCGTTGCT TGGAACAGGAAAACTCGACTACTTCATGCTAAGGGGTTAAACAAAGTGCTGAAATGGTTAGAGGAGTTAAAAGAGCATCATGGTGGCTCTCAAAAGGAGGCAG TTATGGATGTATCTGCAGGTGGAGCTCTACTGCTCTCTTCTTGTTGGAAGCATTACAGTGTCTTGCTCCACATGGAAGATCAGAAGTTCTCAAAGACTAGCAAGGAATTGTTGGAGCAGTATTTGTCTGGTATTAAG TATTATTCAGAAAGTTATCCTCAGGGAGGTTCTGACACCAAGAGTGGTGGAATAGAGACACAAAAGTTTTTCCTAAATTGTTTATGCCTTCTGTTGGGCCGCTTTGAGGGAAAAAAGTTTGAGAGCATAATATCAGAGTTTGGAATGAAGCTTGTGCCTTGTCTTCTACATCAG CTTCGTAGTAACAATGAAGAGATATCCGAAGCCGTTGTAGCTATCTTTAAAGAAGTCATCTCTAAGCTACAATCTCAGTCCGGAGACAGCTTCTCTGATACAATGTGCCTGGACGTTGTGATACCATCCTTGCTTCACCTTCTTGACGAAAGGGATGGCGCGGCCAAAGCTGTTAGTGTCCTCCTGGCAGACTACTGTTCCAG AAATGCAGATAATAGCTGTCTCAGTGAAGTTCTACAACGCCTTGTTTCTGGAACTACTGTGCAGAGGCTGAATTCTATAGATGTAATATCAGAAGTAATTCTCATGTCAAAAGAGTCATTTCCTTCTCATATCCCCTG GAAAGAAATTGCAGACTGCTTGTTAAAGTGCCTTGGAGACAAGGAAACTTATATCCGTAAACAAACTTCAGAGTTGTTGAAATCAATTG AGCCATCTTTCGTGCTCCCGGAGTTAGTAACACTAGTTTATTCAACCCATGGAAACATACAATCATCTGCTACCGAAACTTTGCTTGCGGTCCTTCAACATCATAAGGAGGATTCAGATGTTGTATGTATGTTGCTGACCTGTCTTAG TAATACTCAAGCTTTGGACACTTCAGAAAGTAATGGACATCCCACGAAAG GTTCGACTTTTGACAGCGATCGAGTGCTAAAGTTGATTCCAAAGTGGGCTAGAAGT GTTCAAAATTGGGGTTCACTAATTGGACCTTTGCTTGATAAGATGTTTTTGGAGCCATCCAATGCCATCATGGTTAGGTTTCTTAGTTGCATCAGTGAACATTTGGCAGATGCATCGGACATGGTCCTTCTGCATGTACTATCACATATGAAGGAACAAGACAA GATGGATGAAAACTTCATAAATATATCTAAAAGTTCAGTCGACAAAACTAATGTTGAGAAATCTCTCTTTGACCACCTCTGCCCCCTGCTTATTTTAAGGCTGCTTCCCCAAAGAGTGTTTGATGATATTGATTCATCTACAATATATGGTAGATTTCTCAGAGGCGACTATGTGAATG GGTATCGAGACATCAAGTTTGAGGATTGTCAATGCATCGCTGCCTTCCTTTTTGAAAG GGCATTTTCTAAGTTCGAGTTTGAAGAAGTTCGGAAACTCGCTGCCGAGCTATGTGGACGTATTCACTCCCAG GTGCTGTTTCCGACTGTTTTGTTGCAACTTGAAAAAGCCACAGAGTTGCAAGACAGCCTCAAGATTAAAGCTTGCCTGTTTTCTATATGCACATCCCTTGTG GTTCGGGGATGGGAGTCTTTGTCACACAATGTGACACCTAAGATCAGGAAAGTCCTCGAAAATATTTTGTTATGGCCTTCTGAGGAGAACGAAA TTTCTAAAGTACAACACGGGTGCATAGACTGTCTAGCATTGATGATATGTGCTGAACTGCAACATCCTGAATCTTCAAAAACACCCAAAGGAGAAAAACTACGTACAACAGGGAAGGGCACATCTG GTGCGTCAAGTAGTTCCGTCTTAGATTACACAATCCATTGTTTAATTGAAGACAGAAGTTACGGCTCGTCTATGCCAGAGCCGAATACAGAACATTCAATTGGTGAAAAGCCTTTCCCTATTCCATTTCGTATATGCATGGCAAACGTTCTTATCAGTGCTAGTCAAAAAATCCCTGAGTCTGCTAAGAAGACTTTTGCTCGAAAAGCTCTTCCGCCTCTTGTTCATTCCCTCAAG TTCATATCTGCGCCTGAGGTCCGAGCAGCTTGTATCCAGGTCCTATTCTCAGCCATGTACCATCTAAAGTCCACACTTCTCCCTTTTGCATCTGATCTACTGAAACTTGCTTTGAGATTTCTTGAACAAGGATCCGAAAAG GAGAAACTGGCTGGTGCTAAACTGATGGCATCACTCATGGCGAGTGAAGACGTGATACTGGAACGCATATCAGAAGGATTGATCGAAGCAAGATCAGTTTTGTCAAAAGCATCCTTGTCAGATCCTTCTCAAGACGTACGTGAAGTCTGTGATAAGTTATTGGCATGTATAACGCCATCGTAA
- the LOC106307631 gene encoding acetylglutamate kinase, chloroplastic yields the protein MATVTTNAPPKSFSFSVSNPLKHLITNSPSLCFPHRKKHQRLCLSINAAVSSPPSTDTRNAPSPDYRVEILSESLPFIQKFRGKTIVVKYGGAAMTSPELKASVVSDLVLLACVGLRPILVHGGGPDINHYLKQLNIPAEFRDGLRVTDATTMEIVSMVLVGKVNKNLVSLINAAGATAVGLSGHDGRLLTARPVPNSAQLGFVGEVARVDPNVLRPLVDYGYIPVIASVAADEAGQAYNINADTVAGELAAALGAEKLILLTDVAGILEDKDDPSSLVKEIDIKGVKKMIGDGKVAGGMIPKVKCCIRSLAQGVKTASIIDGRRQHSLLHEIMSDEGAGTMITG from the coding sequence ATGGCCACCGTCACAACCAATGCGCCGCCTAAATCCTTCTCCTTCTCTGTTTCCAATCCTCTGAAACACCTAATCACCAACTCTCCATCTCTCTGCTTTCCACATCGCAAGAAGCACCAGCGTCTATGCCTATCCATAAACGCCGCCGTATCGTCACCGCCTTCAACCGACACCCGAAACGCACCTTCACCGGATTACAGAGTCGAGATCCTCTCCGAATCCTTACCCTTCATCCAAAAATTCCGAGGGAAGACCATCGTCGTCAAATACGGCGGCGCGGCCATGACGTCTCCGGAGCTCAAAGCCTCCGTCGTCAGCGACCTCGTCCTCCTCGCGTGCGTCGGTCTCCGTCCGATCCTCGTCCACGGCGGAGGTCCCGATATCAACCATTACCTGAAACAACTCAACATCCCAGCTGAGTTCCGCGACGGTCTTCGCGTGACGGACGCCACGACGATGGAGATCGTCTCCATGGTTCTCGTCGGAAAAGTCAACAAGAATCTCGTTTCGCTGATCAACGCGGCCGGAGCTACTGCAGTGGGGTTGTCGGGGCACGACGGTCGTCTTCTAACCGCACGACCGGTTCCTAACTCAGCTCAGTTAGGTTTTGTCGGAGAAGTTGCAAGGGTTGATCCAAACGTGTTGCGTCCCCTCGTTGACTACGGTTACATTCCGGTGATTGCGTCTGTTGCGGCGGATGAAGCTGGTCAAGCTTATAACATCAATGCAGATACGGTGGCGGGGGAGCTCGCGGCGGCGCTGGGAGCTGAGAAGCTGATTCTGCTGACTGACGTGGCGGGGATCTTGGAGGATAAAGATGATCCGAGTAGCTTGGTGAAGGAGATTGATATAAAGGGAGTGAAGAAGATGATTGGAGATGGGAAAGTTGCTGGTGGGATGATTCCGAAGGTTAAGTGTTGCATAAGGTCTCTTGCGCAAGGAGTGAAGACGGCTAGTATTATTGATGGGAGGAGACAACATTCTCTGCTTCATGAGATTATGTCTGATGAAGGTGCTGGAACTATGATTACTGGATGA